Proteins from a genomic interval of Phlebotomus papatasi isolate M1 chromosome 3, Ppap_2.1, whole genome shotgun sequence:
- the LOC129807772 gene encoding uncharacterized protein LOC129807772, whose product MNMPSFPLFFILILLTICPSDGIYRIRRRERCPKVKAMRNFELSEMMGYWYVIQYFASTEEAPEYSCMRSIFDFSYEDLTVTMNFTYIYADDPLHELQQGNITWIIPNFATSAHWVHTEDIYEGIYNTYIIDTDYKSWALIMHCAEKTKDPPRYLSALLLSREQHLGINVINFLREKLPRYDIDISFMFPIEQEKCDESGSKSTGLGVKQPMKVIHK is encoded by the exons ATGAATATGCCATCATTCCCGCTCTTTTTTATCCTTATCCTCCTCACCATTTGCCCCAGTGATGGTATCTATCGGATCAGACGTCGAGAGAGATGTCCCAAG GTGAAAGCCATGAGGAACTTTGAGCTGTCGGAAATGATGGGATACTGGTACGTGATTCAGTATTTTGCCTCTACGGAAGAAGCTCCAGAGTATTCCTGCATGAGGAGCATCTTTGATTTCTCCTATGAAGATCTTacg GTGACAATGAACTTCACGTATATCTACGCAGATGATCCACTCCATGAGCTTCAGCAGGGAAATATTACGTGGATTATACCTAATTTTGCAACATCTGCTCACTGGGTGCACACCGAAGACATTT ATGAAGGAATTTACAACACTTACATAATTGACACTGATTACAAGTCATGGGCCCTGATAATGCACTGTGCTGAGAAGACAAAAGATCCACCAAGATATCTATCAGCACTTCTTCTGTCGCGGGAGCAACATCTTGGGATCAATGTGATTAATTTTCTAAG GGAGAAATTACCAAGGTACGACATTGATATCTCATTCATGTTCCCAATTGAACAGGAGAAATGTGACGAAAGTGGCTCCAAATCAACGGGACTTGGTGTTAAGCAACCGATGAAAGTAATCCACAAATAA